Genomic window (Ammospiza nelsoni isolate bAmmNel1 chromosome 17, bAmmNel1.pri, whole genome shotgun sequence):
CTTGCCCAGCCAGCCTCAGGCTCAGTCTAACACCCAGCTCAGCCAAGCCACAGCAATACTCTGACTGCTCTCCAGTCAGCCCAGGGATCAATGCAGCTTCCTTCTCCACCTTCTGTCCTCACTCAGCACAAAACGTACGAGCTTCAGCTTCAGATCACACACTGACCCCAGCCAGGACAAGCACAAGGCCTCCAGCAACAGCGACTCCTGAAGAGAGTTCCCAGGCTCCCGGCTATTCTGAAACTGAATTAAAGAATACAGGAAAGGGGTTTGAATCAGATCTGGAAGATCCTGATCATGAGAGGTATGTATCCAGAGCACACAGGTGTCTAAGTCCTCAAACAGCCCATGTTGGCATAGAATCAGTAAGAGCCctcccattaaaaaaatttaaatatcttttatGATTCCcagtgtttgttttccagtACCCACCCTGTGCTTCCACTAAACCCTGTTACTCAGGAAGCAAAATGCCCAATTTCCATATCCCCACTTTGCTCTCCAGACCTAATGACAGacctgggccaggctgtcaccctcagctcctccagcagggccCAATTTTCAGGTGCCTCCTTTCCTTCCAGAGGAGGCAGCACAACTTCCCCTTGTAGCACAGAGAgaagctctgctgtcccctggagcctggcagagcagagcagagcagagcaggggctggtgcTCAGTGACATGGCCAGGATGTCCCCCCAAAGCTCCACTGTCTGCTCCGACCCCAGGCAAGCTGGGCTCACCCCACTCCTCCAAGCCTCTGAACTCCACCCTGTCTCTGCCACTTCTTTCCTTGGCAGGAGATTTGTAACCACACAGGAATTCCAAGCCATGGAGAAAGAGCTAGAGGATGTAAAGGAAGACCTGAAATGCCTGAAGTGGAAGGTGAGACACATAGGTGAGACGGTGCAGCCCCTGGCCGAGGACAGCAAGAGGTACAACGGCTACACCCTGATGGAGCTCAAGGCCATGGTGCAGTTTGAGGATGACCCTTACAAGGCTGCCCACAAGATCCTCACTGCTCTTTTCAGTGATGTGTACTGGCCACAGCACCCAGGCACCGAGCAGGCCTGCaactcctgctccctgcccaagCCCAACATAGACCCAGAGCTGTACACGGTCTACTGTGACATCCTGAAAAGCATATTCCCTGGAATTAGCAGCCAGACATTGAGGGAAGAGACACAGCACGTGCAGAAAGGCACCCAGAGTGCAGTGCAGtaacagcagagcccagagtgTTGTGCAGAGTGCCAGGTCTGCAGTGACTCCAGAGGACTGGGCTGTGCTAGGTCCCGTTGGTCCCTTAGGTATGGATTGTCTGTGAAGGTGTTGGTGAGCTCTGAGCCCTCATGCCACTTGCCCAGTGACACAGAGTGGGATGGCACCCTGCACTCTTCCCACATTTTAGAAAACAATTGCTCCTTTGGTGTCTCTCTCAATCTATGGACGTGTCCTTGTTTCCAGCAACTACAAATGCTGACAAAAGAATCCCACGAAGGCGTTGTACGTCCAAGCAAGGGCCTTCTCCCAGCCCCAAACagaccaaccaaccaaccagcaTCTGGGTAGTTTCTATTTTCTAGAGTGTATCATTCATTAAATGACATTACTTGTTAGAAAATTGTGcctgttctttttttatttatttgtctaAAAGGGCTTTGCACATCAAATCAATCAGGACCATAACCTGAACATACACTGGAATGAGACCTGGGAATTCCAAACGTTCCCCTGCCCAACTGAATCCTTGGTTTCAGGGGCACAAACCCAGGGCACGGTGGTGAGCAGCTGTGGTGAGCCCAGCCAGGTCATGGGGATCAGGGTACAAAGCTCTGCCATGTGCTCCTAAATCACCACCCCAGCAGTGAGACAGGGGAAGGTCTGTggcctgcagctctcccagtcTGTGGGGACTGGGCTGACAGACCAGCTCAGATGTGTTAACCCAGCTGAAAGGGTCCCTCAAAGGGACCACTGCCATGGAGCCTGTCCCAAGGGAAGGAGGACACACAGGAACACGACCCTGGAGCTCCTTCCTCCCATCTGGGAACCAGCACCGTGCCATGGATGAACAGTTTGTCCCCCAGGTTCCCCCACaggcctggccctgcagcctgctctggaAAGGTGAGAGtggagggctgcagggatgtccctgctgttcagtggcagtggcagccaCACTGTCCTGTCCTGGTTCACCCAGTGCCTCTCAGAGTCAGGGACACTCCTTGGGCAGAGTCACTTCCCTGGTCTCAGAACactccatcctgctgctcctgccaggccctggggaGGGCAAGAGGTAACCTGAGAGTTCAGccccccttcccctctgctgggctctAATCCACTTCTAAAGCTTATTCCAAAAAtaacagggaggagaaaaaaaaaaacaattacaaaagcactgaaaggagatcattcccagtgccagcacagatcCAGACACCCTGGGTGATGGGAGGGGAACACAGCCACACTCTGAACATGCTGGGCACAATTCTGTGGGGACACTGACTTTGGTGGCACCTCCCTTGCAGCAGGATGGTCTCTGCTGCACTCACAAAGACATTGGTTGAAGCTCTCTTTAAAATAGGTAAAATAAATTGCTCCAATAAATTTGTAGCAATTTATTTCACTTCcaagctgctgtgcagacacagGCATGGCACTGCCCacactgccctgtgccactgTGCAGCCAAGAGCCACAGGTGGCAcccccaggcacccccagggaaatcagggctgtgcagtgtgtgcccttgggacagggacagcccccaAAGGGACTGGGGAAGGGCAGCTCCCTCTcaggtgggcacagggctgtgcagggtgatgGGAGCCACTGGAGGCATTCTGGAGTCACTGGAGACATTCTGGAGCCACTGGAGATGTTCTGAGTGTCCTCTCAGAGCAAATCCCCCAGGGTGGACCATCACAAACCCAATGGAAGGCTCTGTGCACTGAGTCTCACACAAACACCCCCTGCACCCTGTTCTGCTTTCCTGGCTCTTTCTTGTAGGAAAGCCTGTCCCTTTGGATGACCTGGGCTGATCCTTCTCCCACAGAACACACACAGGAACTGCTCCACACTCATTTTTCTGGGGCGGACCAGACCCCCATCTCTCTCTGAGGTCTCTCTTTGGAGCTTTCTATAACTTCCAGTGGACACTGAAAAAAACATATTTAGCAATATCCATCTTTATATGTTGCACTGCCTGCCCTCCCTACCTGTAAAATTTTAATCCATTTGTTCCTGTGAGAACAGGCTCTGTGGTTTCTCATGCTCATGAGATCAAACAATATGctcaattttctctttttgtctcaTTCTCCTCATGCCTCAGATCTAGCACAAACCcatgaattatttttgttaacCTTACATCACCAGGGCTGGTTCTGTCAAATAGTGTCAGTTCTGGGTCCCTTTCAGGTTTCAGTGTCTTCTTCCACAGGGTCAGTTGTACTGTGAATGACTTCCACCCACTCTGGAGATGTGCATCAGGTCTTTTACCCTGATAGTC
Coding sequences:
- the LOC132080974 gene encoding uncharacterized protein LOC132080974 isoform X1 translates to MVQDQTLLDITSITRLAPGESPNPQPLEQRDTNLAISCSSPLGARTIPASCPASLRLSLTPSSAKPQQYSDCSPVSPGINAASFSTFCPHSAQNVRASASDHTLTPARTSTRPPATATPEESSQAPGYSETELKNTGKGFESDLEDPDHERRFVTTQEFQAMEKELEDVKEDLKCLKWKVRHIGETVQPLAEDSKRYNGYTLMELKAMVQFEDDPYKAAHKILTALFSDVYWPQHPGTEQACNSCSLPKPNIDPELYTVYCDILKSIFPGISSQTLREETQHVQKGTQSAVQ
- the LOC132080974 gene encoding uncharacterized protein LOC132080974 isoform X2; translated protein: MRGMRFVTTQEFQAMEKELEDVKEDLKCLKWKVRHIGETVQPLAEDSKRYNGYTLMELKAMVQFEDDPYKAAHKILTALFSDVYWPQHPGTEQACNSCSLPKPNIDPELYTVYCDILKSIFPGISSQTLREETQHVQKGTQSAVQ